Proteins co-encoded in one Kribbella qitaiheensis genomic window:
- a CDS encoding YciI family protein, whose protein sequence is MFVLELTYTAPLERVEEFLADHLDWVKVQYDAGIFVASGRKEPRDGGIILALGNDATAVRELVQTDPFAIAGICDYRVTQFFATNVAPDLDRYRETPS, encoded by the coding sequence GACCTATACCGCACCGCTCGAGCGTGTCGAGGAGTTCCTTGCCGATCACCTGGATTGGGTCAAGGTTCAGTACGACGCCGGGATCTTCGTCGCCTCGGGACGCAAGGAGCCTCGCGACGGCGGCATCATTCTTGCGCTCGGCAATGATGCGACGGCGGTCCGAGAGCTTGTGCAGACGGATCCGTTCGCGATCGCGGGGATTTGCGACTACCGCGTGACTCAATTCTTCGCGACGAACGTTGCCCCCGATCTCGACCGATACCGCGAGACGCCCAGCTGA
- a CDS encoding type II secretion system F family protein, producing the protein MRVPALASGLALAAILAILPSRGRGLHRLAGPNAVGVSDRRRLLSIGGIGLAHTARRRLGILAAAVVGAAVLAGSLGLQLVVSIVALGVITTVIFWQRAKHRRRSAGAALRVEVIEACDVLSADLTAGRPPAEALEGATTICADLRIASAACRLGGDVPAALDLAAESPGAEGLRALASAWRVAEESGAAFAGIVDRLADSLRADEAIRRQTAASLAGARATARLLAVLPFFGAALGYALGADPIAFLTGLPVGWISLAAGLGLSVAGLAWTDRLAEAS; encoded by the coding sequence ATGAGAGTCCCAGCTTTGGCCAGTGGCCTGGCCCTGGCCGCCATCCTCGCGATCCTGCCGTCCCGCGGACGTGGGCTGCATCGCCTGGCCGGTCCCAACGCTGTCGGCGTCTCGGACCGCAGGCGGCTGCTCTCCATCGGGGGCATTGGCCTCGCCCATACTGCCCGCCGACGGCTCGGCATCCTTGCGGCTGCCGTTGTCGGCGCGGCCGTCCTCGCGGGGTCACTCGGTTTGCAACTGGTGGTCTCCATCGTGGCTCTCGGCGTCATCACCACGGTCATCTTCTGGCAGCGGGCCAAGCATCGTCGGCGCTCCGCCGGTGCTGCTCTGCGAGTTGAGGTCATCGAGGCCTGCGATGTGCTCAGTGCCGATCTGACCGCTGGCCGGCCGCCGGCCGAGGCCCTCGAAGGTGCTACGACGATCTGCGCTGACCTCCGGATCGCCTCAGCTGCTTGCCGCCTCGGTGGTGACGTGCCGGCCGCGCTCGATCTTGCTGCCGAATCTCCTGGCGCCGAAGGGCTTCGCGCCTTGGCCTCCGCTTGGCGAGTGGCCGAGGAGTCGGGTGCTGCCTTCGCGGGGATCGTCGATCGCCTGGCCGACTCGTTGCGAGCCGACGAGGCGATTCGCCGTCAGACAGCGGCCAGCCTCGCGGGGGCTCGTGCGACGGCTCGCCTCCTCGCAGTACTGCCCTTTTTCGGCGCTGCCCTCGGGTATGCACTCGGCGCCGATCCGATCGCGTTCCTCACCGGTTTGCCAGTTGGCTGGATCTCCCTTGCTGCGGGTCTGGGGTTGTCGGTCGCCGGACTGGCCTGGACTGATCGCCTCGCCGAGGCTTCGTGA
- a CDS encoding type II secretion system F family protein: MLIPVVLAGVAVALLMPGRPGPRRLGRRRGRIASQLAFPASSSRHRRVAGLAAIGALLLFGFPLGLLIAPAIAFAIPIALSRLEPAAERKRRARIAADIPLAVDLLAACLRAGRPPQAAVGTVAKAIRGPLADLLAGVGHRLALGTDPIEAWSTLLAEPACAGLARAVQRALRSGAPLAKSLEHLADDSRQARRWAVEEQARAVESRAVVPLGLCFLPAFVLLGVVPTVVGSLSGILHLFR; the protein is encoded by the coding sequence ATGCTGATACCTGTCGTGCTCGCAGGAGTCGCGGTCGCTCTGCTCATGCCGGGCAGACCAGGCCCACGACGACTCGGCCGCCGACGTGGCCGGATCGCCAGCCAGTTGGCCTTCCCCGCATCTTCCAGTCGACATCGTCGAGTGGCCGGACTCGCCGCCATCGGCGCGCTACTGCTCTTCGGCTTTCCGCTGGGCTTGCTGATCGCACCCGCGATCGCCTTCGCCATCCCTATCGCGCTGAGTCGGCTGGAGCCAGCTGCTGAGCGGAAGCGCCGTGCCCGCATCGCGGCCGACATCCCCTTGGCCGTCGACCTACTCGCCGCCTGCTTGCGAGCCGGTCGCCCGCCACAAGCAGCTGTCGGAACAGTCGCGAAGGCGATCCGTGGTCCCCTGGCTGACCTGCTGGCTGGGGTCGGTCACCGACTCGCCTTAGGCACAGACCCGATCGAGGCCTGGTCCACTCTGCTTGCGGAGCCGGCCTGCGCCGGCCTCGCCCGCGCAGTGCAGCGCGCTCTACGTTCTGGCGCCCCCTTGGCGAAGTCCCTCGAACACCTCGCCGACGACTCACGCCAAGCCCGCCGCTGGGCCGTCGAGGAACAAGCTCGCGCCGTCGAATCCCGAGCCGTCGTCCCCCTCGGCCTCTGCTTCCTCCCCGCCTTCGTCCTACTGGGCGTCGTACCGACCGTCGTCGGATCGCTGAGCGGAATCCTCCACCTGTTCCGGTGA